CGTCCGAGATGGTGATGCCGATGCTCATCGACGGGCGGATCGTGTGGTCTTCCACCGACCACGCCTGGCCGACGGCGTCGTTGAGGCGCATCGCCAGCTGCAGGGCATCGGCCTCCGTGAAGATGCCCATCGTGAGGACGACGAACTCGTCACCACCGAGGCGAGAGAGAATGTCACCGAAACGCAGGGAACGCTGCAGCCGGCGGCCGATCTCGATCAGCAGGTCATCGCCGATCTGATGGCCGTGCAGGTCGTTGATCTCCTTGAAATTGTTGAGATCGCAGAACAGGATGCTGATCCGGCCACCACTCTGGCGCTGGGTCTTGAGGGCGGCGCGGATGCTCACGTGGAGCCCGCGGCGGTTGGGAAGGCCGGTGACCGGACACTCCATCACCTTGGTGGCCAGGGCGAGGCGTTCCAGTTCCAGAGCCCGGTTCAGGTTCTCGGTCTGCTGGCGGCGTCGCTCGATCCGCTCGGCCTCGACCCGCAGCTGCTCGTAGGAGAGCATGGCGCTGACGTCCCGGAAGCAGAAGATCAGCGGCCGCAGCCGCTCGCTGCGGATCGGCTTCCACTCGATCTCGATGGCCCGCAGCTTGCTGCGGGCCAGCACCCGGGTGAAGTGCCCCCCCAGGTCACCGCCGGCGAGCACCAGCTCCGGGTTGAGCAGGGGGGCGCTGTCGCAGTCGCGGGGCAGCTGGTCGTAGATCGATTCGCCCAGGACCGCCGGGGGCGTGCGGTCCACCAGCTGGGCGTAGCTGGCGTTGCACCACAGCACCCGCCCCTCGCAACTGGTGATCACCAGGGCATCGCTGATCGTGCCGAGGGCCGCCTCGAGACGGCCCATCGACCGGCGAAGTTCCACGACAAGTTTGCGGTGGTCGTTCACGGGTCGTTTACGCGGCAGCAGGGACCCGATCGGGCATGGGGGCCGTAACCCTATTTCTGAAAATTAACTGAAGTCTTGCATCTTTCGCCCAGCCACCGGGGCCATGGCCGCAGGGATGAAGCGGAACGACAACATCCCCGCCGCCTGAGCAGCAGAATCTGGGTCGACCCCGGTGCCTTCCGGGGCTCGCCGACGGCAGCCCCATGCCACCGCCGTTCCCATGCCGACCGTTTCCCTCACCCTGAGGATCTGGCGCCAGGCCGGTCCCGACCAGCCCGGTGGCTTCGAGGTCCATGCGCTCGAAGCGATGTCCACCGACCTCTCCCTGCTCGAAGCCCTCGACCTGCTCAACGAGCGCCTGATCGCCGCCGGCGGACGACCGGTGGGCTTTGAGCACGACTGTCGCGAGGGCATCTGCGGGTCCTGCGGCTTTCTCGTCAACGGCCAGGCCCAGGGGCCCCAGCGGGCGACGAGCGTCTGCCAGCTCTACCTGCGCCAGTTCCGCGACGGCGCCGAGCTGACGCTGGAGCCGTTCCGCGCCCGGGCCTTCCCCGTGCTGCAGGACCTGGCGGTGGACCGTTCCGCCTTCGACCGGATCATCGCCAGCGGCGGCTACTGCTCCATCAACACCGGCAGCGCTCCGGAAGCCAACGCCCTGCTGATCGGCCGGGAGCAGGCGGCCCAGGCCTTCGACGCCGCCACCTGCATCGGCTGCGGCGCCTGCGTGGCCAGCTGCCGCAACGCCTCCGCCAGCCTGTTCGTGGCGGCCAAGCTGGCGCACCTGGGCCAGCTGCCCCAGGGCCAGCCGGAGCGCAGGGACCGTGCCCAGGCCATGCAGGACCGGATGGTCAGCGAGGGCTTCGGCAGTTGCAGCAGCCATCTGGAATGCGAGGCCGCCTGCCCCAAGCAGATCTCCGCCGACTGGATCAGCTGGATGCACCGCGAATCCTGGCGGCGCCCCTGAGCTCTCAGACCCCGGCTGCGCCGCAGTGCCGGGCGATCACCCCCTCCTCATCGGCAGGGATCTGCAGCAGCTCGAACGGCGCCAGCCAGCCGAGCGTGTCCTCCAGCTCCCGCTTCAGTGCCCCATCGTGCTCGCCGATGCCGCCGGTGAGGGCGATCACGTCGGCCCCGCCCAGGCTGGCGGCCATGGCCCCGATGCCCTGCAGCAGCTGGTGGCGGAACACCGCGATCGCCAGCTGGGCACCGGCGTGGCCTTCGGCGGCGGCCTGGCGCAGGTCCTTCATGCTGGCACTGAGCCCCGAGAGGCCCAGCAGCCCGCTCTCCTGCTGCAGCGCGTGGTCGAGTTCCTCGGCCGTGACGCCCCGGCGCAGCTGGTGCAGCAGCAGGCCGGGGTCGAGGGAGCCGCTGCGGGTGGCCATCACCAGCCCCTCCAGGGGCGTGTAGCCCATGGTGGTGGCGATGCTGCGGCCCCCCCGGATGGCGCAGAGGGAACAGCCGGCCCCGAGGTGGCAGCTGATCAGCCGCAGGTCTTCACCCCGGCGGGCCACGGTTTCGGCCACGTGCTGGTGGTTGAGGCCGTGGAAGCCGAAGCGCCGCAGGCCCTCGGCGCGCCAGCGGGCCGGGATCGCGTAGGTGCGGGCGGCCTCCGGCAGGGTGCCGTGGAAGGCCGTGTCGAAGCAGGCCCACTGCGTGATTTCTGGTTGCCAGCGGCTCAGCCAGCGCATCACCCGCAGGGCCGGACCGTTGTGCAGCGGCGCCAGCGGCACCAGCTCCTCCAGGACCGCCAGCAGCGCGGCGTCGAGCCGGACCGGGGCCGTGAACCGCTCACCCCCGTGGACGACCCGGTGGCCGGCGACGGTGAGCCCGGCGACCCGGCCGGCCAGGGCGCCGGGCAGCCAGGCGTCCAGCACGGCCTCCAGGCGCTCCTCCGGGGCCACCCCCTCCGCGGCGCCGACGCTCCAGCTGCGCTGGTCCCGCCACAGGGCTTCCCCTGAGCGGGTGTGCACGGAGACCTTGAGGCTGGAGCTGCCGGCGTTGAGCACCAGCACCTCGCCGGCCGCCGCGTCAGCCACCGCCGCCGTCGCCGGCTCCGTCATCCGTGGGGGGCCGACGGGGGCGCCCAGCGCCATTCGGTCACCTCCGGGGCATCAGTGCCGTGGGTGTGGGCGTAGGCCCGGTGGGAGAGGATCGCATCCTGCATCCGTTCCTTGACGTGGGCGGCGCGGGAGCGCAGGAAGGGCACCCGGTTGACCACGTCGATGACCAGATTGAAGCGATCGATCTGGTTGTTCATCGCCAGCTCGAGGGGCGTGTTGATGTTGCCCTTCTCCTTGTACCCGCGCACGTGGATGTTGGCGTGGTTGGTGCGGCGGTAGGTGAGCCGGTGGATGAGCCAGGGGTAGCCGTGGAAGTTGAAGATCACCGGACGGTCGGCGGTGAACAGGGTGTCGAAATCCTTGTCGCTCAGACCATGGGGATGCTCGTTCGGTTCGGTGAGGGCGAACAGCTTGACCACGTTGATCACCCGGATGCGCAGCTTCGGGATCTCCCTGCGCAGGATCTCCACCGCCGCCAGCGTTTCCTTGGTGGGGATGTCGCCGGCGCAGGCCATCACCACGTCCGGTTCATCCAGCTCGACCCCGCAGTCGTCGTTGCTGGCCCAGCCGACGATGCTGACCCCCTTGGCCACATGGCGCCGGGCCTGCTCCAGGGTGAAGTACTGCAGGTGCTTCTGCTTGTCGGAGACGATGATGTTGCAGACGTTGGTTTCCTGCAGGGCCTCCTCCGCCACCGCCAGCAGGCAGTTGGCGTCGGCCGGCAGATACACCCGCACCACGTCACCGCTCTTGTTGCCGGCCAGGTCGATGAAGCCGGGGTCCTGGTGGGTGAAGCCGTTGTGGTCCTGGCGCCACACCGTGGAGGAGATCAGGCAGTTCCAGGGGCCGATCGGGGCACGCCAGGTGGCGTGCAGCAGGCAGGATTCCAGCCATTTGGCGTGCTGGTTGAACATCGAGGCGATCACGTGGGCGAAGGCCTCGTAGGTGTGGAAGAAGCCGTAGCGCCCGGTGAGCAGGTAGCCCTCCATCATCCCCACCAGGGTGTGCTCGCTGAGCATCTCCACCACCCGTCCGCTGCGGGCCAGCTCACTGCCGTTGAGGTCCTCCGGCAGGAAGTCCTCCATCCACACCTTCTTGCTCACTTCGTAGATGGCCTGCAGCCGGTTGGAGGCGGTTTCGTCAGGACCGAACACCCGCATGGACACGGGATTCGACCGGATGAGGTCGCGCAGCAGCTCGCCGAGCGGGTAGGTGTTCTCCACCTGGATGGTGCCGGGGGCCGCCACCTCCACCGCGTAGTCCTCCAGCGGCGGGAACTGCAGTTTGCGGCGCAGGAGGCCGCCGTTGGCATGGGGGTTGGAGCCCATGCGCCGCGTTCCCTGCGGGGAGAGCGCCTGCAGCTCCGGCCGCAGGGTGCCGTTCCCGTCGAACAGTTCCCAGGGCCGGTAGCTCTTCAGCCACTCCTCCAGCAGCTGCAGTTCCTCGGGATCGGTGTTCGGCGCCGCCAGGGGCACCTGGTGAGCGCGCCAGAACCCCTCCAGTTTCTTGCC
This genomic stretch from Cyanobium gracile PCC 6307 harbors:
- a CDS encoding succinate dehydrogenase/fumarate reductase iron-sulfur subunit; translation: MPTVSLTLRIWRQAGPDQPGGFEVHALEAMSTDLSLLEALDLLNERLIAAGGRPVGFEHDCREGICGSCGFLVNGQAQGPQRATSVCQLYLRQFRDGAELTLEPFRARAFPVLQDLAVDRSAFDRIIASGGYCSINTGSAPEANALLIGREQAAQAFDAATCIGCGACVASCRNASASLFVAAKLAHLGQLPQGQPERRDRAQAMQDRMVSEGFGSCSSHLECEAACPKQISADWISWMHRESWRRP
- a CDS encoding acetate/propionate family kinase — protein: MTEPATAAVADAAAGEVLVLNAGSSSLKVSVHTRSGEALWRDQRSWSVGAAEGVAPEERLEAVLDAWLPGALAGRVAGLTVAGHRVVHGGERFTAPVRLDAALLAVLEELVPLAPLHNGPALRVMRWLSRWQPEITQWACFDTAFHGTLPEAARTYAIPARWRAEGLRRFGFHGLNHQHVAETVARRGEDLRLISCHLGAGCSLCAIRGGRSIATTMGYTPLEGLVMATRSGSLDPGLLLHQLRRGVTAEELDHALQQESGLLGLSGLSASMKDLRQAAAEGHAGAQLAIAVFRHQLLQGIGAMAASLGGADVIALTGGIGEHDGALKRELEDTLGWLAPFELLQIPADEEGVIARHCGAAGV
- a CDS encoding phosphoketolase family protein, whose product is MTISTMAPIEAQAMTPELEQELSLIDAWWRAANYLAVGMIYLRANPLLAEPLRHEHVKARLLGHWGSSPGQAFLWAHANRVIRRHDLDMIYLSGPGHGAPGVLGPTYLDGSYSEVYPDKSRDSEGMRRFFKQFSFPGHIGSHCTPETPGSIHEGGELGYVLSHACGAVFDNPDLIALACVGDGEAETGPLATSWHINKFLNPIDDGAVLPVLHLNGYKIANPTLLARIPHEELANLMRGYGWEPIFVEGHEPMAMHRAMAAAMDQAIGRILQIRAEARASGDAVRPAWPMIVLRSPKGWTGPATLHGKKLEGFWRAHQVPLAAPNTDPEELQLLEEWLKSYRPWELFDGNGTLRPELQALSPQGTRRMGSNPHANGGLLRRKLQFPPLEDYAVEVAAPGTIQVENTYPLGELLRDLIRSNPVSMRVFGPDETASNRLQAIYEVSKKVWMEDFLPEDLNGSELARSGRVVEMLSEHTLVGMMEGYLLTGRYGFFHTYEAFAHVIASMFNQHAKWLESCLLHATWRAPIGPWNCLISSTVWRQDHNGFTHQDPGFIDLAGNKSGDVVRVYLPADANCLLAVAEEALQETNVCNIIVSDKQKHLQYFTLEQARRHVAKGVSIVGWASNDDCGVELDEPDVVMACAGDIPTKETLAAVEILRREIPKLRIRVINVVKLFALTEPNEHPHGLSDKDFDTLFTADRPVIFNFHGYPWLIHRLTYRRTNHANIHVRGYKEKGNINTPLELAMNNQIDRFNLVIDVVNRVPFLRSRAAHVKERMQDAILSHRAYAHTHGTDAPEVTEWRWAPPSAPHG